From the Corythoichthys intestinalis isolate RoL2023-P3 chromosome 13, ASM3026506v1, whole genome shotgun sequence genome, one window contains:
- the lmod2b gene encoding leiomodin-2, whose protein sequence is MSCFGYRRELSKYEDVDEDELLASLSPEELAELEKELVDIDPDANVPIGLRQRDQTDKTPTGTFSREALMKYWEAETQKILENEIAGASAQMGEEDGEVTDGNSESEDEKDDESEKEQEKHLEDEEEEDEEEESEEEEEEEEVETEDDDDEDQYVAAEPPPTVLPAPQQLKPQRVEPMRLTPPLPPADSGNPTIVDEALQRALADDPELTDVNLNNIDDISQDTLIRFAEALRSNTHVRVFSLANTHADDPVALAIAKMLRENSSIVSLNIESNYVSGKGVLALVQALPSNNTLTELRFHNQRHICGGQVEMEMVKILRENHTLIKLGYQFNLPGPRMSMTGILTRNQDRQRQKRLQEQKQQQQLGLPDGVANPRTTALRVTPCSSPRSSPWSSPKVPRSNLAKKQTPPAPPPPPPPPPPPPPPPPPPPLLPSSRQEKKPTRTIAEVIKSHEASSKKAKAKGKKGKKDKAKDETTCILKELKNALRPVAAERRGDEGSRPSTPMRSAHDQLMDSIRNSSIRNLRKVELPLHLR, encoded by the exons ATGAGTTGTTTTGGATATCGCCGGGAGCTGAGCAAGTACGAAGACGTGGATGAAGATGAGCTCCTGGCGTCGCTCAGCCCCGAAGAGCTGGCCGAGCTGGAGAAGGAGTTGGTCGACATCGACCCGGACGCCAACGTGCCCATCGGGCTACGACAGAGGGACCAGACCGACAAGACTCCGACTGGGaccttcagcagggaagccctcATGAAATATTGGGAAGCAGAGACTCAGAAAATTCTGGAGAATGAAATCGCCGGAGCCAGTGCTCAAATG GGTGAGGAAGATGGGGAGGTGACAGACGGAAACAGCGAATCAGAGGACGAAAAAGACGACGAGAGCGAAAAAGAACAGGAAAAGCATCTAGAGGATGAAGAAGAGGAAGACGAAGAAGAGGAAagcgaagaggaggaggaggaggaagaagttGAAACAGAAGACGACGATGACGAAGACCAATACGTTGCAGCAGAACCACCACCGACTGTGTTGCCCGCCCCGCAACAACTGAAGCCACAGAGGGTAGAGCCTATGAGGTTGACTCCTCCCCTTCCACCCGCGGATAGTGGGAACCCCACCATCGTTGACGAGGCCCTGCAGCGCGCGCTCGCCGATGACCCCGAGCTCACCGACGTCAACTTGAATAACATTGACGACATCTCACAA GACACCCTTATCCGATTTGCCGAAGCCCTGAGGTCCAACACACACGTTCGCGTCTTCAGCCTCGCCAACACCCACGCGGACGACCCGGTCGCGCTGGCCATCGCCAAGATGCTGCGTGAGAATTCATCTATCGTCAGCCTCAACATCGAGTCCAACTACGTGAGCGGGAAGGGCGTCCTGGCGCTGGTTCAAGCTCTTCCCAGCAACAACACCCTGACTGAGCTCCGGTTCCACAACCAGAGGCACATCTGTGGAGGACAA gtaGAGATGGAAATGGTAAAGATACTTCGGGAAAACCACACCCTGATCAAGCTGGGCTACCAATTCAACCTGCCTGGTCCCAGGATGAGCATGACAGGCATTCTTACCAGGAACCAGGACCGTCAAAGGCAGAAACGACTGCAGGAGCAGAAGCAACAGCAGCAGCTGGGGCTGCCTGATGGAGTCGCCAATCCCCGGACCACTGCGCTG AGAGTAACACCCTGCAGTTCACCTcgatcctctccttggtcttcTCCCAAAGTCCCTCGGAGCAACCTGGCGAAGAAACAGACACCCCCAGCGCCGCCGCCGCCACCACCTCCGCCGCCACCTCCTCCCCCGCCTCCCCCTCCTCCGCCGCTTCTACCCTCCTCTCGCCAGGAGAAGAAGCCCACCAGGACCATAGCGGAGGTGATCAAATCCCACGAGGCCAGCAGCAAAAAGGCCAAAGCTAAAGGGAAGAAGGGCAAGAAGGATAAGGCCAAGGACGAGACCACTTGCATCCTCAAGGAGCTGAAGAACGCGTTGAGGCCTGTGGCGGCTGAGAGGCGGGGGGACGAGGGCAGCAGGCCGTCCACGCCCATGAGATCGGCTCATGACCAGCTGATGGACTCCATCCGTAATAGCAGCATACGGAACTTGAGGAAG